From Chelatococcus sp. YT9, a single genomic window includes:
- a CDS encoding TspO/MBR family protein — protein MTTIAQPGFSRSLWLALAAILPVAAASLAGQYATFPNLAPWYAGLTKPPFNPPNSVFGPVWTVLYILMAFAAWRVLRLPSSIRHRRAALMLFYLQLVLNALWSFAFFGANSPLLGLVVIIPLLAMIIVTIAAFYRLDATAAWCLVPYAAWVAFATLLNASIWWLNG, from the coding sequence ATGACGACAATCGCTCAACCGGGCTTCAGCCGATCGCTGTGGCTTGCGCTTGCAGCAATTCTGCCCGTCGCCGCCGCCTCGCTCGCGGGGCAATACGCCACCTTCCCTAACCTGGCTCCCTGGTACGCGGGTCTCACAAAACCGCCGTTCAATCCGCCCAACAGCGTATTTGGGCCGGTGTGGACGGTGCTCTATATTCTTATGGCGTTTGCGGCATGGCGCGTCCTGAGACTGCCGTCCTCCATCCGACACCGGCGCGCCGCGCTCATGCTGTTTTATCTACAGCTCGTGTTGAACGCGCTTTGGTCGTTTGCCTTCTTCGGCGCAAACAGCCCACTTCTCGGCCTGGTGGTCATCATACCGCTGCTGGCGATGATCATCGTCACCATCGCGGCCTTCTACAGGCTGGATGCCACCGCCGCCTGGTGTCTCGTGCCCTACGCCGCGTGGGTCGCTTTTGCCACGCTCCTCAACGCCAGCATCTGGTGGTTGAACGGCTGA
- a CDS encoding response regulator, with protein MARILLVDDEAGVRGLLKRGLELDGHTVETGEDGLDGLERLQAAGGDFTLLVSDIRMPLMDGIELAVAAKEDYPTLTIMLMTGFTEEQERIKGLDETVADLLIKPFSLGDFRAAVRRVLATA; from the coding sequence ATGGCGCGCATACTTCTCGTCGATGACGAAGCAGGCGTTCGCGGACTTCTGAAACGCGGATTGGAGCTGGACGGCCACACTGTCGAGACCGGCGAGGATGGCCTGGACGGCTTGGAGCGGCTGCAAGCGGCAGGGGGCGATTTCACCCTGCTGGTGAGCGATATCAGGATGCCTTTGATGGACGGGATCGAACTCGCCGTGGCCGCGAAGGAAGACTACCCGACCCTGACGATCATGCTGATGACCGGCTTCACCGAGGAACAGGAGCGCATCAAGGGGCTCGACGAAACCGTCGCGGATCTGTTGATCAAGCCCTTCTCGCTCGGCGATTTCCGGGCCGCTGTCAGGCGGGTGTTGGCGACGGCGTGA
- the hpt gene encoding hypoxanthine phosphoribosyltransferase, protein MVNKGLGADGNGTDRGPAAGQSDTPTRPVRVLYEAEEIAHRNQEIAAAIAASEPRDLLVVAILKGSFMFAADLIRCLHRVGLAPQVEFVHLSSYRKATVSSGQVDILKDVDSDVRNRDVLLVDDILESGRTLAFAKDLMAARGARRVMCAVLLEKPHKRAVHIEADFVGFACPDAFVVGYGMDAAHFYRELPFVGIVEAADTEVD, encoded by the coding sequence ATGGTTAACAAAGGCTTAGGTGCGGACGGGAACGGCACGGATCGGGGGCCCGCCGCCGGTCAGAGTGATACGCCGACGCGGCCAGTGCGCGTGCTCTATGAGGCTGAGGAAATCGCGCATCGCAACCAGGAAATCGCGGCGGCGATCGCCGCATCCGAGCCGCGCGATCTTCTCGTCGTCGCCATCCTGAAGGGCAGCTTCATGTTTGCGGCGGACCTCATCCGCTGTCTGCACCGGGTCGGCCTCGCGCCCCAAGTCGAGTTCGTGCATCTGTCGAGCTACCGGAAGGCCACCGTTTCATCCGGGCAGGTGGACATCCTGAAAGATGTGGATAGCGACGTCCGCAATCGCGACGTGCTCCTCGTCGACGATATCCTCGAGTCGGGCAGGACGCTTGCCTTTGCCAAGGATCTCATGGCGGCGCGGGGCGCGCGCCGGGTCATGTGCGCTGTTCTCCTGGAGAAGCCGCACAAGCGCGCTGTCCACATCGAAGCTGATTTCGTGGGCTTCGCGTGCCCTGACGCCTTTGTGGTTGGCTATGGGATGGATGCGGCTCATTTTTATCGCGAGTTGCCTTTTGTCGGTATCGTCGAAGCGGCTGACACCGAGGTTGATTGA
- the ftsE gene encoding cell division ATP-binding protein FtsE, whose product MVRFDNVGLRYGMGPEVLKDLTFTVAPRSFQFLTGPSGAGKTTLLRLILLSLKPTRGLISIFGTDVSQIAGEALTAARRRMGVVFQDFRLLDHLTTYENVALPLRVQGKEEASYRAEVVELLRWVGLGERMHVLPPVLSGGEKQRAAIARALIVRPELLLADEPTGNVDPNLGRRLLRLFIELNRLGTSVIIATHDFGLMDQVDARRLVLAEGRLHIYD is encoded by the coding sequence GTGGTCCGCTTTGACAACGTCGGACTGCGCTATGGCATGGGTCCCGAAGTCCTGAAGGATCTTACCTTCACGGTCGCCCCGCGATCCTTCCAGTTCCTGACGGGACCCTCGGGTGCCGGCAAGACGACCTTGCTGCGCCTCATCCTCTTGTCGCTCAAGCCGACGCGAGGCCTTATCAGCATCTTCGGGACGGATGTCTCGCAGATCGCGGGTGAGGCCCTGACCGCAGCACGTCGGCGAATGGGTGTGGTCTTTCAGGATTTCCGCCTGCTCGATCACCTCACAACTTACGAGAACGTCGCCTTGCCACTGAGGGTGCAAGGCAAGGAAGAGGCGAGCTACCGCGCCGAGGTGGTGGAGCTTCTGCGCTGGGTTGGGCTGGGTGAGCGCATGCATGTGCTGCCGCCCGTGCTTTCCGGCGGAGAGAAGCAGCGCGCGGCGATCGCGCGCGCGCTCATCGTGCGGCCCGAACTCCTGCTCGCCGATGAGCCGACTGGCAACGTCGACCCTAATCTTGGCCGCCGCTTGCTGCGCCTTTTCATTGAATTGAACCGCCTTGGCACTTCGGTCATCATCGCCACGCACGACTTCGGCCTCATGGACCAGGTCGATGCGCGCCGCCTGGTGCTCGCCGAAGGCCGGCTCCACATTTACGACTGA
- a CDS encoding ABC transporter permease translates to MTFFAESGQADDTPHPAGSAESELGPLPEALKRNQSLVPSDSSAGRALVTVIAILTFLAALAAGAAQLVASASSEWNASIAREATIQVRPNPQRDIEADVAAAADIARADVAIDSVLVYSRAEAERLLSPWLGTTLDFVELPIPRLIVLTVKPGIQPDFATLRSKLTAAVPGTTIDDHRAWIARLSAMAGTVVFGALAIVGLVLVAAALAIASATRGAVASNREILEVLHFVGADDQFIAREYQRRFLGLGLKGGLIGGGAALLCLIVGGVMARYWRASPGGDQLEALFGLFDIGIWGYASVAAIAVIIALVTAAVSRTTVRRHLSGLQ, encoded by the coding sequence ATGACCTTCTTTGCCGAAAGCGGCCAAGCGGACGATACGCCTCACCCCGCGGGATCAGCGGAATCCGAGCTTGGTCCGCTCCCGGAAGCGTTGAAACGCAATCAGTCGCTCGTTCCCAGTGATTCCTCCGCCGGCCGCGCCCTGGTTACGGTCATCGCCATTCTCACCTTCCTCGCGGCGTTGGCCGCAGGGGCCGCGCAACTCGTCGCGAGCGCCTCATCGGAATGGAACGCCTCGATCGCGCGTGAGGCAACCATTCAGGTTCGTCCGAATCCGCAGCGCGACATCGAGGCGGACGTGGCGGCAGCGGCTGACATCGCGCGAGCGGATGTCGCGATCGACAGCGTCCTGGTTTATTCGCGCGCGGAAGCGGAACGGCTCCTGTCGCCATGGCTCGGTACTACGCTGGATTTCGTTGAGTTGCCGATTCCCCGGCTGATCGTTCTCACCGTGAAGCCAGGGATCCAGCCGGACTTCGCGACGCTGCGCAGCAAGCTCACTGCTGCGGTGCCCGGAACGACCATAGACGATCATCGCGCCTGGATAGCGAGGCTTTCGGCCATGGCCGGCACCGTGGTCTTCGGCGCCCTGGCGATCGTCGGCCTTGTATTGGTCGCTGCCGCGCTTGCCATCGCATCCGCCACACGCGGCGCGGTTGCGAGCAATCGCGAGATCCTCGAGGTGCTGCATTTCGTCGGCGCGGATGACCAGTTCATCGCGCGCGAGTACCAGCGGCGCTTCCTCGGCCTTGGCCTCAAGGGCGGTCTCATCGGCGGTGGTGCCGCCTTGCTGTGCCTCATCGTCGGCGGCGTGATGGCGCGGTACTGGCGGGCGAGCCCGGGAGGTGACCAGTTGGAGGCGCTGTTCGGTCTGTTCGATATCGGCATCTGGGGCTACGCGTCGGTCGCGGCGATAGCCGTGATCATCGCCTTGGTGACGGCAGCCGTCTCGCGCACGACGGTTCGGCGGCATCTCAGCGGCTTGCAGTGA
- a CDS encoding YdcF family protein, which produces MTDGLAITNKRQPFKIGRWLKLVGICAVVLALVLLVGGFFMFVRQLDGYRTSNDATADGIVVLTGGSQRIAEATDLLSRGRAKRMLITGVNLKTTREQIVAVNSELAHLVDCCVDLDYRARNTIGNAIGARRWAQENNFGSVIVVTSNYHMPRSLVELGNALPGVKLMPYPVVAENSQTERWWSDAATTRLLVMEYVKFLAASVRTLVEGDPEHSRMAVLVGGREPAISGPLMTKHD; this is translated from the coding sequence ATGACGGACGGTTTGGCGATCACGAACAAGAGGCAGCCGTTCAAAATCGGACGGTGGCTGAAGCTGGTCGGGATCTGTGCCGTGGTTCTTGCGCTGGTGCTTCTGGTCGGCGGCTTCTTCATGTTCGTGCGCCAGCTCGACGGCTATCGCACCAGCAACGATGCGACGGCCGATGGCATCGTGGTGCTCACGGGAGGCTCGCAGCGGATTGCGGAGGCGACGGACCTGCTGTCGCGAGGCCGCGCCAAGCGCATGCTGATCACCGGCGTCAATCTCAAGACCACCCGCGAGCAGATTGTCGCGGTCAATAGCGAGCTTGCTCATTTGGTGGATTGCTGCGTCGATCTCGACTACCGCGCCCGGAATACGATCGGCAACGCCATCGGCGCGCGGCGGTGGGCGCAGGAGAACAATTTTGGCTCCGTCATCGTCGTCACGTCGAACTATCACATGCCACGCAGTCTGGTCGAACTCGGCAATGCGCTGCCCGGCGTAAAGCTCATGCCCTACCCGGTAGTGGCAGAGAATTCCCAGACCGAGCGCTGGTGGAGCGATGCGGCGACGACCCGGCTGCTCGTCATGGAATATGTCAAGTTCCTCGCCGCATCCGTGCGGACTCTCGTCGAGGGCGACCCGGAGCATTCGCGCATGGCGGTGCTCGTCGGCGGCCGCGAGCCCGCAATCAGCGGACCGCTCATGACCAAGCACGACTGA
- a CDS encoding lysophospholipid acyltransferase family protein, translated as MMTAGAADCYQACLMLVLRSLLFNIAFYANMIARLVLYLPLLVLPRAWLMAAVRNWAHSSLWLLRVIAGTKAEFRGVERIPVGGCIIASKHQSLWETFALLTIIKDPVFVLKRELTWLPFFGWYAMKAQMIPVDRGKGAAALAAMAQRVGEELAKGRQIVIFPEGTRRPPGAPPAYKYGLVHLYNTLEVPCLPIALNSGLYWPRRQFIKRPGTIIVECLPPIPPGLSRLTFRDQVAAEIEEASSRLIKEAQHADGTPVPAAAGAA; from the coding sequence ATGATGACTGCCGGTGCCGCGGACTGCTATCAGGCCTGTCTCATGCTCGTGCTACGCTCGCTGCTGTTCAACATCGCGTTCTACGCCAATATGATTGCACGCCTCGTGCTGTATCTGCCGCTGCTGGTGCTACCGCGTGCGTGGCTGATGGCAGCCGTGCGCAACTGGGCTCACTCCTCCCTGTGGCTGCTGCGCGTCATCGCCGGCACGAAAGCCGAGTTCCGCGGCGTCGAGCGAATTCCCGTGGGGGGATGCATCATCGCGTCGAAGCACCAGTCGCTGTGGGAGACCTTCGCGCTGCTCACCATCATCAAGGATCCGGTCTTCGTGCTCAAGCGCGAGCTGACCTGGCTGCCGTTCTTCGGCTGGTACGCGATGAAGGCGCAGATGATCCCGGTCGATCGCGGCAAAGGAGCAGCGGCACTGGCCGCCATGGCGCAACGCGTCGGCGAGGAGCTCGCCAAAGGACGCCAGATCGTGATTTTTCCCGAGGGGACGCGGCGCCCCCCCGGAGCGCCACCGGCTTATAAATATGGCCTCGTGCACCTCTACAACACACTTGAGGTGCCCTGCTTGCCGATCGCGTTGAACTCCGGGCTTTACTGGCCACGCCGGCAGTTCATCAAGCGTCCTGGCACCATCATCGTCGAGTGCCTGCCTCCGATCCCGCCCGGGTTGTCGCGCCTCACCTTCCGCGACCAGGTTGCGGCGGAGATCGAGGAAGCCTCGAGCCGCCTGATCAAGGAGGCGCAGCATGCCGATGGAACGCCCGTGCCAGCAGCGGCCGGAGCCGCCTGA
- a CDS encoding gamma-glutamylcyclotransferase, translating into MDEVTIPALPGVVSDAAGNTSGDLWVFGYGSLMWRPGFPFVERRKAVIRGFHRSLCIYSHVHRGTAVQPGLVLGLDRGGSCLGIAFRVAEAHAAATISYLREREQATSVYVERYVQTVLGAGEVVRSLVYVADRKHEQYAGRLDEGEVLRLVRQGVGQSGANPDYVRNTQAHLLELGVHDPVLTRLVAGLDAPA; encoded by the coding sequence ATGGATGAGGTGACCATCCCTGCGCTCCCCGGCGTCGTATCCGACGCGGCGGGTAATACGTCCGGCGATCTTTGGGTGTTCGGCTATGGTTCACTGATGTGGCGCCCTGGCTTCCCTTTCGTCGAGCGGCGTAAAGCCGTGATCCGTGGCTTCCATAGGTCGCTCTGCATCTATTCCCACGTCCACCGGGGCACGGCCGTGCAGCCCGGCCTTGTGCTGGGGCTCGACCGGGGCGGCTCATGTCTCGGCATTGCCTTTCGGGTCGCTGAGGCGCATGCCGCTGCCACCATCTCCTATCTGCGTGAGCGTGAGCAGGCGACCTCGGTTTACGTCGAGCGCTATGTGCAGACCGTATTGGGAGCAGGGGAGGTCGTGCGCTCACTCGTCTATGTCGCGGACCGTAAGCATGAGCAATATGCGGGGCGGCTGGATGAAGGCGAGGTGCTGCGGCTTGTTCGGCAAGGGGTCGGCCAGTCGGGCGCGAATCCGGACTATGTGCGCAATACGCAGGCCCATCTCCTCGAGCTCGGGGTGCACGACCCCGTACTAACCCGTCTTGTCGCCGGGCTCGACGCTCCGGCCTGA
- a CDS encoding DUF2125 domain-containing protein has protein sequence MSANTSGTIKRRSRIGLYLPVVLLFAIAAGWSVFWFIARNTVNTAVNTWLTREAAEGREWSCPDRAIGGFPFRFELTCNNLSFSGRTPEGPVTGSLPRLAAVAQIYKPQHVIFEAVGPLKVAKADGTVDLTFNWKLLDASVIVAGRTIDRVSVVVDEPTLAVAGSAVMPLNLTANTFESHLRRDPARPPEENTYDFTLAFDGAVLPPLDALLATQTPVKLALDAKVTHARPFTAQSRAEEFEAWRQAGGRVQILGLSMDKGQQRLEARGELGLDEAHRPAGTIDASVAGLEQVLARFGIGGQGSNLGALIAGGLARLGARQAQQSQPQGDGTAKPANGLTPLPTVTIANGRVAVGPFAFATVQPLY, from the coding sequence ATGTCCGCAAATACGTCCGGGACCATCAAACGAAGGAGCCGCATCGGACTCTATTTGCCGGTCGTGCTCCTCTTCGCGATCGCGGCCGGCTGGTCGGTGTTCTGGTTCATCGCACGCAATACCGTCAACACGGCTGTCAACACCTGGCTGACCCGCGAGGCCGCCGAAGGCCGCGAGTGGAGTTGCCCGGATCGCGCCATAGGGGGCTTTCCGTTCCGCTTCGAGCTGACGTGCAACAATCTCTCGTTCTCCGGCAGGACGCCGGAAGGACCAGTCACCGGGTCCCTGCCGCGCCTCGCCGCCGTTGCACAGATTTATAAGCCGCAGCACGTGATCTTTGAAGCGGTGGGACCGCTGAAGGTCGCCAAGGCAGACGGCACGGTGGACCTCACCTTCAACTGGAAACTGCTCGACGCCAGCGTCATCGTCGCCGGTCGCACCATCGATCGCGTTTCCGTTGTCGTCGATGAGCCTACGCTCGCGGTCGCGGGATCAGCTGTGATGCCCCTCAATCTGACGGCGAACACATTCGAGTCTCACCTGCGGCGAGACCCGGCGCGGCCGCCGGAAGAGAACACCTATGATTTCACGCTCGCTTTCGACGGAGCCGTGCTTCCCCCGTTGGACGCGCTTCTTGCGACGCAGACGCCGGTCAAACTCGCGCTCGATGCGAAGGTGACCCACGCGCGCCCCTTCACCGCGCAAAGCCGCGCCGAGGAGTTCGAGGCGTGGCGGCAGGCGGGCGGCCGGGTGCAAATTCTAGGTCTGTCCATGGACAAGGGCCAACAGCGGCTCGAGGCACGTGGCGAACTCGGCCTCGACGAAGCTCATCGCCCCGCGGGAACCATCGATGCCTCGGTCGCGGGTCTCGAACAGGTGCTTGCCCGTTTCGGCATCGGCGGCCAGGGCAGCAATCTCGGCGCACTGATCGCGGGTGGACTCGCGCGTCTCGGTGCCCGCCAGGCCCAGCAATCACAACCCCAGGGCGACGGCACCGCGAAGCCGGCGAACGGCTTGACGCCGCTGCCCACAGTGACGATTGCCAACGGACGCGTCGCCGTGGGGCCTTTTGCTTTCGCGACAGTCCAGCCGCTCTACTGA
- a CDS encoding MFS transporter yields the protein MAVEAENSQNSVAGVKRGGAVIGILSAISLSHLLNDTIQSLVPAIYPVLKDGFHLDFGQIGLITLAFNLTASLLQPAVGLYTDRHPQPFSLAVGMSVTLSGVVLLSLANSFGMIVLAVSLIGTGSAIFHPESSRVARMASGGRHGFAQSFFQVGGNVGSSLGPLLAAFIVLPYGQPSLAWFSLIALTGIIVLTRVGFWYRNEGRRPKTAAVSLAAGVEAIFSRGTVARAIGILIVLIFSKYFYMAAMGSYYTFFIIEKFGVSVRDAQLYLFVFLGAVALGTFVGGPMGDRFGRKYVIWFSILGVLPFTLILPHVNLFWTVVSSVAIGIILASAFSSILVYAQELMPGKVGTISGLFFGFAFGMGGLGAAVLGQLADHTSIRFVFNLCSFLPLLGILAAFLPNTRRKAPVVKDQ from the coding sequence ATGGCTGTCGAAGCCGAGAATAGTCAGAATTCCGTGGCAGGCGTGAAGCGCGGAGGGGCCGTCATCGGCATCCTCTCAGCCATCAGCCTGTCCCATCTGCTGAACGACACGATTCAGTCGCTCGTTCCCGCGATCTATCCCGTTCTCAAGGACGGGTTTCATCTTGATTTCGGGCAGATCGGCCTTATCACGCTCGCTTTCAATCTCACCGCTTCGCTTCTGCAGCCCGCTGTCGGGCTTTACACGGACAGGCACCCACAGCCGTTTTCCCTCGCGGTTGGCATGAGCGTGACGCTGAGCGGCGTGGTGCTCCTCTCGCTGGCAAACAGCTTCGGAATGATCGTGCTCGCGGTGTCGCTCATCGGGACCGGCTCAGCGATCTTCCATCCGGAATCGTCGCGCGTGGCCCGCATGGCCTCAGGGGGCCGGCACGGCTTCGCGCAGTCCTTCTTCCAGGTTGGCGGCAATGTCGGCTCGTCACTCGGGCCGCTGCTCGCCGCCTTCATCGTCCTCCCCTACGGGCAGCCTAGCCTCGCCTGGTTTTCGCTGATAGCGCTCACAGGCATCATCGTGCTCACGCGCGTGGGCTTCTGGTACCGCAATGAAGGGCGGCGCCCCAAGACAGCCGCAGTGTCACTGGCTGCCGGCGTGGAGGCCATTTTCAGCCGCGGGACGGTGGCGCGCGCCATCGGTATCCTCATCGTGCTGATCTTCTCGAAGTATTTCTACATGGCGGCGATGGGGAGCTACTACACGTTCTTCATCATCGAGAAGTTCGGCGTGTCCGTGCGCGATGCGCAGCTTTATCTCTTCGTTTTTCTTGGCGCGGTGGCGCTGGGCACCTTCGTCGGCGGCCCGATGGGCGACCGCTTCGGCCGCAAGTATGTGATCTGGTTTTCGATTCTCGGGGTCTTGCCGTTCACCCTCATCCTGCCTCACGTCAATCTGTTCTGGACGGTGGTGTCGAGCGTGGCCATCGGTATCATCCTGGCATCAGCCTTTTCGAGCATCCTCGTCTATGCGCAGGAGCTGATGCCGGGCAAGGTGGGCACGATCTCGGGTCTGTTCTTCGGCTTTGCCTTCGGCATGGGCGGTCTCGGCGCGGCGGTGCTGGGGCAGCTGGCGGACCACACCAGCATCCGCTTCGTCTTCAATCTCTGCTCCTTCCTGCCGCTTCTCGGCATCCTGGCTGCCTTCCTGCCCAACACGCGCAGGAAGGCCCCGGTTGTGAAGGATCAGTAG
- a CDS encoding glucan ABC transporter ATP-binding protein/ permease — protein sequence MNLVRLYMRVLSALGGEARLGGLLIVANVALALAQFAEPLLFGRIIDLLSHAQGSGQAPDMGQLGRYTAAWVGFGLFTIGAGVFVALHADRLSHRRRLAVMAQFFEHALTLPLAFHGATHSGRMLKVMLEGANGMAAVWLSFFREQCSGFVVLVALLPISMVLNWRLGVLLVVLVVFFAVVTTFVLRRTETLQGSVERHHSALAEHASDALGNVPVIQSFTRVEAEARALRATIDALLAAQTPVLSWWALATVASRASATLTVLSIFLTGTWLNLNGLATLGEVVAFMSLATMLIGRLEQIVSYINFLFLQAPKISEFFSIADTVATVADRPTARDAGVLTGNVVFDNVSFSYDGKRAALADVSFEVKPGETIALVGSTGSGKSTTLGLLHRAFDPQSGRILIDGTDIRDFTLLSLRRNIGVVFQEPMLFARSIADNLRVGKPSATDEELRVALERAQATDFIARQPEGIYTLVGERGRTLSGGERQRLSIARALLKNPPILILDEATSALDATTEGKLQAALDEVMRGRTTFVIAHRLATVRNADRIFVLDAGRIVEGGSFDELVAKGGVFAGLARAQFLAAPDEEAASARARRSVALPDGAGLAET from the coding sequence ATGAATCTTGTCCGTCTTTATATGCGTGTCCTGTCTGCGCTAGGTGGCGAGGCAAGGCTCGGCGGTTTGCTGATCGTGGCCAATGTGGCCCTTGCTCTCGCCCAGTTCGCAGAGCCTTTGCTGTTCGGGCGCATCATCGACCTACTGTCGCATGCCCAGGGCAGCGGCCAGGCACCGGACATGGGCCAGCTTGGCCGCTATACCGCCGCCTGGGTTGGCTTCGGCCTTTTTACCATAGGTGCCGGTGTCTTCGTTGCATTGCATGCGGATCGTCTGTCACACAGGCGGCGCCTGGCCGTGATGGCGCAGTTCTTCGAACATGCCTTGACGTTGCCGCTGGCGTTTCACGGAGCAACCCATTCCGGCCGGATGCTGAAGGTGATGCTGGAGGGCGCCAATGGCATGGCGGCCGTCTGGCTCTCGTTTTTTCGCGAGCAATGCTCTGGCTTCGTGGTGCTCGTCGCGCTCCTGCCAATCTCCATGGTGCTGAACTGGCGCCTTGGCGTGTTGCTTGTGGTGCTTGTCGTTTTTTTCGCGGTCGTCACGACTTTCGTGCTGCGGCGCACGGAAACCCTCCAGGGTTCCGTGGAGCGTCACCATTCGGCGCTGGCGGAACATGCGTCTGATGCGCTTGGCAATGTGCCCGTCATCCAGAGTTTCACGCGTGTCGAGGCCGAGGCGCGCGCTCTGCGCGCGACCATCGATGCGCTTCTTGCGGCGCAGACGCCCGTGCTGTCCTGGTGGGCGCTGGCGACGGTCGCCTCCCGGGCCTCCGCGACGCTGACGGTCCTGTCCATCTTCCTGACGGGGACGTGGCTGAATCTCAACGGGCTGGCCACACTCGGCGAGGTCGTCGCCTTCATGAGCCTGGCCACGATGTTGATCGGCCGACTGGAGCAGATCGTCTCCTATATCAACTTCCTGTTCCTGCAGGCGCCGAAGATCAGCGAGTTCTTCTCGATCGCCGATACGGTCGCGACGGTGGCGGACCGTCCGACGGCCCGGGATGCAGGTGTGCTCACGGGGAATGTCGTCTTCGATAATGTCTCCTTCTCCTATGACGGCAAGCGCGCGGCCCTTGCGGATGTCTCCTTCGAGGTCAAGCCCGGCGAGACGATTGCACTTGTTGGCTCCACGGGATCCGGCAAATCGACGACGCTCGGGCTCCTCCATCGCGCTTTCGACCCGCAGTCCGGACGCATCCTGATCGACGGCACCGATATCCGTGATTTCACGCTGCTATCGCTGCGGCGGAATATTGGCGTCGTGTTTCAAGAGCCGATGCTGTTCGCGCGCTCCATCGCGGATAACCTCAGGGTCGGCAAGCCGAGTGCAACCGACGAGGAACTGCGCGTGGCGCTAGAGCGTGCCCAGGCGACGGATTTTATCGCCCGGCAGCCGGAGGGCATCTACACGCTTGTCGGCGAGCGCGGCCGCACCCTCTCCGGCGGCGAGCGCCAGCGCCTCTCAATCGCCCGTGCGCTCTTGAAGAACCCGCCGATCCTTATTCTCGACGAGGCGACCAGCGCCCTGGACGCGACGACTGAGGGCAAGCTTCAAGCGGCCCTGGATGAGGTGATGCGCGGGCGGACCACATTTGTCATAGCCCATCGATTGGCAACTGTTCGCAATGCCGATCGCATCTTCGTGCTCGACGCCGGCCGCATCGTCGAGGGAGGGTCTTTCGACGAGCTCGTCGCGAAGGGAGGCGTTTTCGCAGGGCTGGCTCGCGCGCAGTTTCTCGCGGCGCCGGATGAGGAAGCGGCATCCGCGCGGGCGCGCCGCTCCGTCGCCCTGCCCGATGGTGCGGGGCTTGCCGAGACCTGA